One window of Bacillus alkalicellulosilyticus genomic DNA carries:
- the yhfH gene encoding protein YhfH, which translates to MLIPVTEFFKNLPVKLCSECGEVMEEMHECYLPQCEKCTKDESPKVS; encoded by the coding sequence ATGTTAATTCCAGTTACTGAATTCTTTAAAAATCTACCCGTTAAATTGTGTAGTGAATGTGGAGAAGTGATGGAAGAAATGCACGAGTGTTATTTGCCCCAATGTGAAAAGTGTACTAAAGACGAAAGTCCTAAGGTCAGTTGA